ACCAAAGCGCAGCACCGTGGGAAACCCCAGTATTTTGTCGTTGCTATTCCACGATCAAAGAGTGTTCCACGTGGAACATTTGCTATATAATGCGCAACTCTTCCTCGATCAGACACAGAGCACAATACGCATGAAGCGATAGACTGGCGCTGTATGGATTTCGAGGCGCTTTGGCTAACGCTGCGGCTGGCGACGGGCACGACGGCAATTCTGCTGGCGGTGGCGCTGCCGCTGGCGTGGTGGATCGCCTCAGGCAAGGGCGCGGGACGGGCCGTGGTGCAGGCCGTGGTGGCGCTTCCGCTGGTGCTGCCGCCGACTGTGCTCGGCTTTTATCTGTTAGTAATGCTGGGGCCTCTGACCGCACCGGGACGCCTGTTGACGCGCCTCTTCGGACACTCGCTGTCCTTCAGCTTCTCCGGCCTGCTGGTCGGATCGGTGCTCTATAGTTTGCCCTTTGCCGTGCAGCCGCTGGTGGCGGGTTTCGGCATGGTGGATCGCGGGTACATCGAGGCCTCGGCTGGCCTGGGCGCCTCGCCGTGGAGGACCTTCTGGAGCGTCGTCATGCCGCTATCGCGCGGCGGTCTGCTGACTAGCGCGGTGCTGGCCTTTACCCATACCGTCGGCGAGTTCGGCGTGGTGCTGATGATCGGCGGCAATATTCCCGGAGCCACACAGACGCTCTCGATCTCGCTCTACGACCAGGTGCAGGACTTCAACTACAAGGCGGCCAACCAGACGGCGCTGGTGCTGGTGGCCGTCTCGCTGGCGGCGCTGATCGTGATCTACTCGCGGCGCGAGAGCGGAGTGGGGCGAGGCGAACTTGTCTGAGACTGCAACCTATCTGAATTTCTCCATGCGGCACCGTCAGGGCACGCTTGCGTTCGACGCTGCCTTTGCGCTGAGCAGACCATGGACGGTTCTGTTTGGGCCGTCGGGGAGCGGAAAGACGACGGTGTTGCGCGCCATCGCCGGGCTGATGCGGCCAGACGAGGGACGCGTCGTGTGGCGTGGAGCTGTGGAGACAACGTGGTTCGAGAGCGCGGACGGAACTTTTCTACCTGCCTATCGGCGTGGCGTTCGTCTTGCCGCTCAGGTGGCGGCGCTGTTTCCCAGCAGGACGGTGCGACAGAACATCGCCTACGGTGTGCCGTCGGCGTCGGCTGCAATCGTCGACGAGGCGCTCGAGCGATTTCACCTCACGGGACTGGCGGAGTCGATGCCGTGGAAGCTTTCGGGCGGGGAGCGTCAGCGCGTCGCTGTGGCTCGGGCCGCGGCTTCGGCGATCACGGTCGAAACCGGTAGCCTGCTTCTGCTCGACGAGCCCTTCGCCGGGCTGCACCTCTCGCTGCGCGACGAGCTGCTCGATGACCTGCGCGGCTGGCTCGCTGCCAGAAAGACCCCTGTGCTCTCGGTCACACACGATGTCGGTGAGGCCTTTCAGTTGGACGCCGAGGTCATCAAGTTCGCCGACGGGCGCGTCGTCGAGCAGGGGCCGGTCGAGACTGTGCTTGCCGAGGAGCGGACACGATTGATGGAGCAACTCTCGCGACTTCAACAGAAGCGGTAGATCCTTGAAGCAGTATCTGGTCAGGGCTGGACTGGTTCCTGCTCCAGCGTGACTCCGAACCGCGACTGCACCTCGCTTACGATGCGGTCTCGCAGTGCAGCGATATCGGCAGCAGTAGCGTGGCCGCGGTTGATCAGCGCCAGCGTATGCCGCGATGAGATGCCTGCGTGGCCGAGGGCGAAGCCTTTGGTGAATCCGGCCTTTTCGAGCAGCCATGCGGCGGGCAGTTTGATCTGTTCCTCGGCGGCGGGCCAGTGGGGAATCTCTCCGACAGGAAGATGGAGATTGGCGGCGATTTGGTCGAGCGTCGAGCGCGGAACGACGGGATTCTTGAAGAACGACCCGGCGCTGCGGCAGTCCGCCTCTCCTTCGACGATCAGCATTCCCTTGCGATGGCGAATGGCGCGGACGGCGTGATAGACGTCGAGCGGCGTCGGCGCTGGTCGCTTCGCATCCCAATCGGCAAAGTGGCGTTGCAGATCGGCGTAGGTAAGGTTAGGCCGAGCGTCACGGTCGAACCGGAACGTGACCGCGGTGACGATATAGCGTCCTCGGTGGGTAGTGTTGAAGATGCTGTGGCGATAGGCGAAGCCGCATTGGTCGTGCGTGAGGGTAACGAAGTCATCGGTTTCGAGATCGAAGGCGCGGACAGCGGTGATAGTGCTGGCGACCTCTTGCCCATAGGCGCCGACGTTCTGGACGGGAGTGCCGCCGACAGAGCCGGGGATGCCTGCCAGACACTCGATGCCGCTGATTCCCTGCTCGCACAGGTGCAGCACAAAGGCGTTCCATTCGATGCCGGCGGCGACGGTGCATTCGACAAAGCGGCTGCCGGGAAGAGGCTGGACGAGCGGAATGGGGTCGGTGATGACGATGTGGATGACGAGGCCGTCGAAGCCTTCATCGGCTATCAGCAGGTTGCTGCCTCCGCCGAGGATGAAGATCTTTAGGCCGCGCTCGCGAGCGAACTGAACGGCTTCGACAAGCTCGGCTTCACTGGCGACCTCGCAGAAATAGCTGGCAGGGCCGCCGATGCGGAAGGTGGTGTAGGGGGCAAGCGAGACCTGCTCCTGAACACGGATGGAAAGAGTCGGCACGGTTTAGAGACTACAACACGGCAGGAAGTGGCGTGGCGGGAGGCAAGACCGTACAATCAGAGCAGGCGGTCGTTTCGGCCGCTTCAAGGAGATGCTCATGTATCCAGAGATTATGGTGATTCCGATGCGCGAGGAGCTTACCCGCGCAGGCCTGTCCGAGGCCCGCACAGCAGCCGATGTGGACGCTGCCCTGGCGCAACCGGGAACGACGATGGTGGTAGTGAACTCGATCTGTGGATGCGCGGCAGGCAAGATGCGCCCCGGCGTTCGCCTGGCGATGCAGCACAGCGCCAAGCCCGACCACGCAGTAACGGTGTTCGCTGGCCAGGACCGCGAGGCGACGGAGAAGGCGCGCAGCTACTTCGGCGGTCATCCTCCGACCTCCCCGGCGATTGCGATTTTGCGCGACGGCCAGTTGGTATACCTGATGCAGCGCTCGGCGATCGAGACCTCGACCGCACCGGCCATCGCTCAGGAGCTGACGCGGGCGTTCGATACCTACTGCACAACGACAACTGCCTAAAGCTTTCATTGATTTAAGCCGCAAAGAGAGTTGGAGATCGCCGTATGCGATGTCCAGCTCTCTTTCTTCTTTTAAAGAAAGAAGCCTGTCTGAGTTCTTGTACCTTGCCCTCAGGTGTAAGGTCTTGGCGGCCAGGCGAAATACAGGGATCTCTCCACTCCGCTGCGCTCCGGTCGAGATGACGTGTTGGCATAATGTGCGCTCCGGTCGAGCGTATCTTTTATTACGCCCTCTGGAAATATGCTTGATGCTTTAGTCTGACTCATCTTGTAGCGGTTTTTGCCGATGAAGCAGCTATGGCAACCTTCAGCCACATCTCTTCTTCTTTGCAGGCCGTTGCGGGGATAGAACCGCAAGGCGATCCTCTTACCTTTCCCTATCTGCTCAAGCGAGCTGATGGCGAGATTGTCGGCGACAGCGCGGCGATGAAGCGGCTGCGCTTGCAGGTTCGGCGCATTGGACCGCACTTTCGCGCGGTGTTGATTCACGGCGAGCGTGGCGCTGGGAAAGAGAGGGTCGCGCGCGCGCTGCACCAAGAGAGCGTCAGGACAGATGAGCCGTTCGTCGTGGCTGCTGCGGGCAACCGGATCTCATACCTGATGAAGATGGCGCGGGGAGGCACGCTGTTTTTTAAGGGCATCGACGAGATGCCGCTGGAGACGCAGGATGAGCTGCTGGAGTCGCTGCGAAGACATGAGTGGTCGCAGGAAGGGCTGGCCGCTCCGCAGAGACTAGGCATACGGATGATCGCTTCGACGAGGCAAGATCTGCGAGGACTGGTTGCGTCGGGTCGCTTCCGTCAGGAGCTTTATCAGCGGATCGCCATGGTACAGATCGGCGTGCCTTGCCTGCGCGAGAGGATGGAGGACCTGCCTGCGCTGACGATGCACTTTCTCGCCGGGTTTGAGAGACAGTACCGGCAGACGATCACGATTACGAAGAGTGCGATGGAACTGTTGCAGTCGCATGATTGGCCGGGCAATGTTCAGGAGTTGAAGAGCGTGTTGCAGGATGCGGTAGTGAAGAATAGGGGCGGAGCGATTGAGTCGTGGGAGATCGTCTTCTCTCCGTCTACGGAGAAAAGCGGCGGGCAGACCGCTGGAGAAGACCAGACGAAGGCAGCCCGGTTGCAGGAGGTGGTGGACCGGCATGTGCTTCGTGTTCTGAATGACTGTGCGGGAAATAAGCTGCGCGCGGCGGAGTTATTGGGGATCAGCCGCTCGACGCTGTATCGAATGCTGGATGGGCGGTCTCTCTAAGAGCCTGTCTGGTAACTATCATGGATGGTGATCTCTCCGGTGAGAAAGAACAGGCAACGGCAAGAACAACGGCGAAATACAGGGGTCTCTCCACTCCGCTGCGCTCCGGTCGAGATGACGTGCTTTTGAGTTTGGATAAATGTTGCTTTAGAGCTTTGGGCTGATTCTAAATTGATTTATGAAGTGCCGGGAGCAGCAAGGTTGGCTTCCGGGAAAAGAACGTCCCAGGATGAATCGAGATAGAGCCAGCGCTGGGTGCTGAACCAGCTTGTCGGCATCTCGGGGACGTGCAGCAGACCGTGGCCGCCGACGCAGATCAGTTCGGTTCCATTCCATGCGAGGAAGGTTCTGGAGGGCTGTCCGACGCGGGCGGGGTTTGTCAGCTTGCCGAGGCAGACGGGGCAGCGTTTTCGTTGGTCGCGAAGTGCCCAACGCAAGGCGAAGAGGCAGAGCGAGAACGAGGCGACGATCTGAATGTAGTCGGAGGTCTCGGGGCTCATCGAGCGGCTGAGGTAGGCGAGATCGATCGAGCCAAAGTAGACGATGGGGAGGATCAGTACGATCTTCGTTGCGAAGAAGACCCAGCGGCGGAGTTGCCTGGCGTTCGATAGCTTGTGATGGATGGCGGCGTACTCGCCTAGCGGCAGAGACGTGGTGGCCGGGAGTGCAAGGAACGCGAGGATGACGGTGAAGAGAAAGATGTGGAAGGTTCCGCGGGCCTGGCTCGATAGTGAGTTGCAGGTGAGGTAGTCTGTGTCATCCGGCCCAGCGGAGACGGAGACGTCCCATTGATCGGCAAGATGTTTGTGTTGGGGTGAAGGTATGAGATGGCCGATTAGGAATCCTCGGGCTTCGGCGGGGATGCTCGCAACGTTCAGGTCAGGTTCGAGCAGCCAGGCGTCGACGTGTCCGGGAAGCCTCCATTGATCGGCGGGAATGACTCCGACGATTTCGACCGGGCGGTTGCCTACGGCGATGGTCTGTGCCGTCGCTTCTCTATCCTTACCAAAATACTTTTGCCATACCTCCTGGGTAACGACGAGCCTAGGCAGGTCGTTGTGGAGGATGTGATCGGGATTTAAGAGTTGAACCGGCAGGCCAAGCAGCTCGAAGAGGTTGCGGCTGGATTGTGCGACGGAGAGCTTTATCGAGTGTTGCGGCGATAGAGCCACTGGGCTGACCGTAGGGTGGTAGAAGGCGAAGTCGCTGAAGAGCTGCTGTTTTTTGACTCTCCACGCGCGAAACTGTTCTGCGCGAATCGTCGGATGAGATGTTCCCGACAGCCCTGCGCGGGTGATGAGCATGAGGTGGTGCGGGTCGCGATAGGGCGAGGGCTGTGAGGCGATGCGAGCGTTGGGCAATGCCATGAAGAGACACCACGTTGCCAAGGCGATGCTTGCCAGAAATAAGAGGCAGCGATCGGCGGAGGAGAGGTGCTGCTTTGGCGGGAGTGCGTTGCGGAGGTCTTTGCGCAGACAGAGGGCGTCTTGAAACGCACCGAAGCAGAAGTCGGCGACTTCGTGTTCGGCTTGCCAGAGAATCTGTTCTTCGGCACCGCAGGCTTGGCGGACGTGCCATAGCTCGGCTCGCCACTCCTTGAGCCACTCTGCTCGCTGATAGCGAGGGACCAGCGATGACGCAGCGATAAGAGTCGCGAGGTCGATCGCACTGAAGGCACGAATCGCCAGGCGCTTCATATGGATCCGACCTCGGTGGACGGGATCAGCTTAGTGAGGAGAGGATATCGTTTGCGCGAGGCTTCGAGGGTGATATTGCCGGCGCGTGTGAGCTTGTAATACTTTCTCGGCGGGCGCTGCTCGGAGTCGGCGATGGATTGCTGCTCCCAGTGAGAGCGAATCAGCTCGTCTCGCTCCAGGCGTCGCATCGCGGGATAGACGGTTCCGCTGGGAAGGCCGGTGACCTCCATGACGCTGAAGCCGTAGATGTAACCGGCGTTGACGGCCTGAAGGATAAGCGCGGCGGTATGAGAGAGCCGAGGTTCGCCTGTCATGCGGCCATTCTAACTATGTAGCACACTACTTGACTAGAGGGAATTTTTCTTTCGATGTGGCTTTGGTGATTCGAGCAAAACGCAGATTCCCTTCGGGAATGACAAGCAAGGCAGCGGAGGGATGCAGATTCCTCCGCTGCGCCGCGGTATGGCAAGCAATAACAATAACAAGCGAGGACAGGAAACTTAGTTCCCTGCCTTTGCAGCTCCCGCCTGCTCGAGGGTGAAGGCTGCGGCCTGGAAGTCGCCACGGAGCTCGACATCGACTCCGTGATTCATCCAGTAGGCTCCGCTGGCAGAGTCTGGAGTGTCTTTCGCCAGCTTTCCGTCGAGGGCGGAGATGCGATAGTTGGCTTTGGCATCGAGGCCACGGAGGTAGATGCGAGGGTAGGGGTATAGCTCGCGGCTGGAGTGCAGGAAGGCGAATGTGACTGCCTGCTTGCCGTCGCGCGAGACGGACTCGGTGACAGACTGCTCGCTGTTGTCTTCGGGTGTGATGAGGCGGTAGAGCGAGCCGCGCTGGACGGTCTCGCGGATTGACTTGTACTGAGCCACCATCTTCTTCGCTGTTGCGAAGTCTTCCGGCGTCCACTTGTTGAGGTTGGCGCCGATGCCGAGCGAGCCCTGCATGGAGGAGAGGAAGCGGTACTCGAGCGAGAGCGTGCGCTGGTTGACCCACGTCGGTGAGTCGGTGACCCAGGCCATCATGACTCCGGGGGTGTAGGCGTAGGTGAAGCCGTTCTGAATGAGCAGACGGTCGTAGGCGTCGGTGTTGTCGGAGGGCCAGACCTCATCGGTGTACTGGAGGATGCCCAGGTCGACGCGGCTGCCGCCGCCGGAGCAGCTTTCAATCTCGACGTTAGGATGCTTGGCACGCAGCTCGGCGAGGATGGAGTAGAGATTGCGGATGAAGTCGACGTAGACCTTCTTTTGGTCTTCGGGAGCGACGGCGGGCCAGCCGGGTTCAGACCAGTTGCGGTTGTAGTCCCACTTGAGGAACGCGATGTCGTTTTCTGTGAGAAGTTTGTCGAGGAAGCCATAGACGTAGGCGCGCACATCGGGACGGGCGAGGTTGAGTACGAGCTGGTTGCGGCCTTCGGTGCGCGGGCGACCGGAGAAGTTCAATACCCAGTCAGGATGCTTGCGGTAGAGATCGCTGTCAGGATTGACCATCTCCGGCTCGACCCAGAGGCCGAAGTCCATGCCGAGGGAGTGGACCTTGTCGATGAGCGGCTTGAGGCCGTGGGGGAACTTTTGCGGGTTGACGTACCAGTCGCCGAGGCCGGCGTGGTCGTCTTTGCGCTGGCCAAACCAGCCGTCGTCCATGACGAAGCGTTCAACGCCGAGGGTGGCGGCCTTTTCCGCGAGCGCCATCTGACCGGCTTCATCGACACGAAATTCTGTTGCCTCCCATGAGTTGTAGAGGACCGGGCGCAATTTGGGAGTTGGCGCGTGAGGCAGCAACGAGTCAATTTCGAAGCGATGCATGAGACGCGATGCGCCGCCGATGCCATGAGCGGAGTATCCGCCGTAGAAGTAGGGGGTCTGGAAGTGCTCGCCCTTTTGCAGACGGTAGCCGAAGTCGAATGCGTTGAGTCCGCCGGTGACGCGGACTTGCTGGAGTTGATCCTGCTCGACGGAGATCTGCCAAGAGCCGCTCCAGCCGAGAGCGCCGAACCATACCGGGCCGCTGTCCTGATCGTTGTTGCCGACGTGGTCGATGGCGAACCATGGGTTGTTTTGCGCGCCGGTGGTGCCTCGGCGGCTTTCGAGCACGGTTTTGCCGGGATGAATATCCTGCTTCTGTACATTCCACTCTCCGGCCCAGCGTCCGGTGAGGTAGCGCAGACGATAGTCGGTGCCGCGGGGCAGGTTCCATGTTGCGGCAGCGACCTGCTCGATGGTGAAGGGAGAGTCGGTGCGGTTTTCGATGTCGGCGGAACGGCGGAGGATGCCGGTCTCGGGGTCAGCCTGATATTGGAGAGTGACGTAGACTTCGCGCGAGATGTCTTTCATGACGATGTCGAGCTTGTTGCCGTCGATGCGGTGCGAGACGTATTTGAGGACGAGGTCGCGATTACCGTCGGGGAAGGTGATTTTGAGGTCGGGTTCGACGAACAGACCGCCACCCCAGCCGATGAACTCGTGCGGCGTGGTTGTGATGGGGAGATCGAAGGACGCAGCCTCAGGCATAGCTTTGGCGGCGGGAAAAGTATCGTCAGCGCCCAGGCGCTTGCCCCAGTAGAGGGACTGGACCTGCTGATTCTCGTTGATGCCGAGGACGTAGCTGGTGTTAGCGGCATCGATGCGGAAGATGCGAGTGGTAGCATCGTAGCGAATCGTGGCGCCCGTCTGTGCCATGGCGGCAACGGCATGGAAGCCGGTAAAGACCAGGAGTGCAAGCGCGCAGAGCCAGCTGATGCGGCGGCTTCCGGATAAAGATGCGAATGATGCTTGGTGTTTCACGTTCATGAACTAGCTCCTCACAACTACAGACTGATGCGTACCGAGCCTCCGGCAGGATGCGCCGGCGCGTGGGTGGGGGTGCTCCCCTCGGCCAAGAGGTGCAACCGAACCATGCTATGGCTTGATGAAAGAAAATTGCTGTTACCGCGTTTTGCCGGCAACGATAACAGAGAGAAGTGTATCGCCCCTTGCCTTCGGGGTGTTTTCTGTTGTTTTTGTGTTTAAAAGAAAACGTTCTCTTGACGTTTGAGGGTATAGGGGACTAGAACGGGGTGTCACGATTTTCCAGAGGAGAATTCCCATGAACCCTGGCCTGTCCCGTCGCAAATTCATTGCTTCCGCCGCCGTCTCGATGGTCCCTTCAGCAGTGGCTATGGCGCAACCCAAAGGCAAAGGGCTGATGGCGATGCTGGCAGGCGAGACGTCCGCTGCCGCGCCTAAGGAGACGTTGAAGGCTGACTGGAAGGACGCGGGCGTGATCGACCTTTCCAATTCTCCTTACGCGAAGTTGAAGACGGTGCCGATAAGAGCGGTTCGCATTAAAGATGGGTTCTGGGCACAGCGCCGCAAGACGAACATTACGTCGAGCATTCCCAGCATGCATGACGAGTTGCTGGCGCATGGACGCATGGATAACTTTTTACGGCTGCAGGGAAAGTCGACCGAGCCGCAGAAGGGGCCTGTGTACTCCGACTCCGATATTTATAAGTGGACGGAGGCGGTTGGGTTTCAGTTGCAGAACAACGATCAGTCTGAGTTGCGACGGACTACGGACACGATGATTCGTGAGGTGGTCGCTGTACAGGAGCCGAGCGGATATCTGAACACCTACTTCAACGGAGATAGAAAGCCGCTGCGTATGCAGTACGACACGCAGACCACGGGGCATGAGCTTTATTGCATCGGCCATATGTTGCAGGGCGCGATTGCGTACTATCGGGCGACTGGTGATCCGACACTGCTTGATGCGGGCATTCGTTTTGTGAACGATTTTCTGATTCCGAACTATGGGCCTGGTGCAAATCAGAAGGAGATCGTTTCGGGGCATCCGGAGATTGAGATGTCTTTGATCGAGCTGTCGCGCACGACTGGGGACCGCAGGTATGTCGATCTTGCAGGTTACATTTTGCATGGCGATCCGAGGATTCCGTTGAGACCGCAGCAGATTGTCTACATGTACTGCGGCATTCCGTTTACTTCGCGAACGAAGCTGGAGGGCCATGCGGTTCGGTGTATGTATGCGTGTTGCGGAGCGACGGACTACTACCTTGAGACCGGAGACCAGGCCTATTGGAAGACGTTGAATATGCTGTGGGACGACCTGAATGCTCATCAGCTTTACGTCACGGGCGGCGTGGGTGCGCGCGCGGCGGGCGAGGCTTTTGGAGATGCCTATGAACTGCCGAATGCACAGGCGTATGGAGAGAGCTGCGCGGCGATCGGCAACATGATGTGGAATTGGCGCATGCTTTCGGCAACGGGTGATGCGAAGTTTACCGATGTGATGGAGAGAGCGCTTTATAACGGCATCAACTCGGGGATGTCTCTGGATGGAACAACGTATTGTTATCGCAATCCGCTGGCGTTCGATCCGTCGGGAGAATCGAGAGACCGGCATCTGGTGGATGGGAAGATTCGCAATGCGTGGTATGACACGACGTGCTGCCCGCCAAATCTGGAACGGACGTTTGCTTCGTTGTCGGGCTACTTCTACAGCACAAGTCAGGATGGTGTATATGTTCATCTCTATGACAACTCGGAGATGAATTGGCATCTGAACGATGGGACGCCGGTTAAGGTCGCCCAGGAGACAAACTATCCCTGGAGCGGCGATGTGAAGATCACAGTCAGCCCGGCGAAGCCTGGCGAATTTGTCATGTACGTGCGCGTACCGGGGTGGTCGAAGAAGAACAGCGTGAAGGTGAATGGCAAAGAGTTTGCCGGAGCAAAGCCCGGAGAGTATCTGGCGATTCGGCGGCAATGGGCTGAGAACGACACCATCGATCTGAGCTTCGATATGACGACACATCTGCTGAAGGCTAACCCTGCGGTGACCGAAGACCGCGGAAGAGTTGCGTTTCAGCGCGGACCGATTGTGTTCTGCATGGAGCATCTGGACCAGGCAGACCATAACGCTGGTATGAATCTGGCTGGCTATATCGTTCGTCTCGACGGAGAGACGACGACGCACTTTGAGCCGGAGCTTTTGAACGGCGTAATGATGCTGAGCCATCCGGCGATGCTGAGTGACATTTCGAGCGATACCGGACTGTATTTTTCTGCGGCTACGCCAAAACCCAAGGAGACTGCGACGACGATACGACTGATTCCTTACTATGCGTGGGCGAATCGAGATCCGGCTTCGATGCAGGTATGGATTCCCTATAGGGATGCATAAGAACAGACGAAATTTGCAGGCGACATCCCTATAGGAGAGGTCTGATGGGAGAGCGGTTTTCTCGGCGCGCGGTGTTGGGTGGACTTGCACTGGAGACAGCCAATCTGCTGTTCTCCCGGCAGATTAATGCAGCACAGATATTTGGCGCAGCGCAGGGCGTGCCCGCAGTTGGCAACACGCATCTACTAACCGTGGTTGCCGTGAGTGCGAAGACGCTTCGCCTGCGAGTCATTCAGCAGGGCAAGCAGGGACCGGTGGAAGAGGTTGGCATTGTTCCGAGGAAGTGGCCCGAGGCGCTGGCTACCGATGAGTCGGGTGTAGCTGCGTGGGGCAACTTCAAAGTTCATCTGGAAGAGAAGCCGTGGTGCA
This region of Edaphobacter dinghuensis genomic DNA includes:
- the modB gene encoding molybdate ABC transporter permease subunit; this translates as MDFEALWLTLRLATGTTAILLAVALPLAWWIASGKGAGRAVVQAVVALPLVLPPTVLGFYLLVMLGPLTAPGRLLTRLFGHSLSFSFSGLLVGSVLYSLPFAVQPLVAGFGMVDRGYIEASAGLGASPWRTFWSVVMPLSRGGLLTSAVLAFTHTVGEFGVVLMIGGNIPGATQTLSISLYDQVQDFNYKAANQTALVLVAVSLAALIVIYSRRESGVGRGELV
- a CDS encoding ATP-binding cassette domain-containing protein → MSETATYLNFSMRHRQGTLAFDAAFALSRPWTVLFGPSGSGKTTVLRAIAGLMRPDEGRVVWRGAVETTWFESADGTFLPAYRRGVRLAAQVAALFPSRTVRQNIAYGVPSASAAIVDEALERFHLTGLAESMPWKLSGGERQRVAVARAAASAITVETGSLLLLDEPFAGLHLSLRDELLDDLRGWLAARKTPVLSVTHDVGEAFQLDAEVIKFADGRVVEQGPVETVLAEERTRLMEQLSRLQQKR
- a CDS encoding UDP-N-acetylmuramate dehydrogenase, whose amino-acid sequence is MPTLSIRVQEQVSLAPYTTFRIGGPASYFCEVASEAELVEAVQFARERGLKIFILGGGSNLLIADEGFDGLVIHIVITDPIPLVQPLPGSRFVECTVAAGIEWNAFVLHLCEQGISGIECLAGIPGSVGGTPVQNVGAYGQEVASTITAVRAFDLETDDFVTLTHDQCGFAYRHSIFNTTHRGRYIVTAVTFRFDRDARPNLTYADLQRHFADWDAKRPAPTPLDVYHAVRAIRHRKGMLIVEGEADCRSAGSFFKNPVVPRSTLDQIAANLHLPVGEIPHWPAAEEQIKLPAAWLLEKAGFTKGFALGHAGISSRHTLALINRGHATAADIAALRDRIVSEVQSRFGVTLEQEPVQP
- a CDS encoding BrxA/BrxB family bacilliredoxin codes for the protein MYPEIMVIPMREELTRAGLSEARTAADVDAALAQPGTTMVVVNSICGCAAGKMRPGVRLAMQHSAKPDHAVTVFAGQDREATEKARSYFGGHPPTSPAIAILRDGQLVYLMQRSAIETSTAPAIAQELTRAFDTYCTTTTA
- a CDS encoding sigma-54-dependent transcriptional regulator; translation: MATFSHISSSLQAVAGIEPQGDPLTFPYLLKRADGEIVGDSAAMKRLRLQVRRIGPHFRAVLIHGERGAGKERVARALHQESVRTDEPFVVAAAGNRISYLMKMARGGTLFFKGIDEMPLETQDELLESLRRHEWSQEGLAAPQRLGIRMIASTRQDLRGLVASGRFRQELYQRIAMVQIGVPCLRERMEDLPALTMHFLAGFERQYRQTITITKSAMELLQSHDWPGNVQELKSVLQDAVVKNRGGAIESWEIVFSPSTEKSGGQTAGEDQTKAARLQEVVDRHVLRVLNDCAGNKLRAAELLGISRSTLYRMLDGRSL
- a CDS encoding PadR family transcriptional regulator, encoding MTGEPRLSHTAALILQAVNAGYIYGFSVMEVTGLPSGTVYPAMRRLERDELIRSHWEQQSIADSEQRPPRKYYKLTRAGNITLEASRKRYPLLTKLIPSTEVGSI
- a CDS encoding alpha-galactosidase — protein: MNVKHQASFASLSGSRRISWLCALALLVFTGFHAVAAMAQTGATIRYDATTRIFRIDAANTSYVLGINENQQVQSLYWGKRLGADDTFPAAKAMPEAASFDLPITTTPHEFIGWGGGLFVEPDLKITFPDGNRDLVLKYVSHRIDGNKLDIVMKDISREVYVTLQYQADPETGILRRSADIENRTDSPFTIEQVAAATWNLPRGTDYRLRYLTGRWAGEWNVQKQDIHPGKTVLESRRGTTGAQNNPWFAIDHVGNNDQDSGPVWFGALGWSGSWQISVEQDQLQQVRVTGGLNAFDFGYRLQKGEHFQTPYFYGGYSAHGIGGASRLMHRFEIDSLLPHAPTPKLRPVLYNSWEATEFRVDEAGQMALAEKAATLGVERFVMDDGWFGQRKDDHAGLGDWYVNPQKFPHGLKPLIDKVHSLGMDFGLWVEPEMVNPDSDLYRKHPDWVLNFSGRPRTEGRNQLVLNLARPDVRAYVYGFLDKLLTENDIAFLKWDYNRNWSEPGWPAVAPEDQKKVYVDFIRNLYSILAELRAKHPNVEIESCSGGGSRVDLGILQYTDEVWPSDNTDAYDRLLIQNGFTYAYTPGVMMAWVTDSPTWVNQRTLSLEYRFLSSMQGSLGIGANLNKWTPEDFATAKKMVAQYKSIRETVQRGSLYRLITPEDNSEQSVTESVSRDGKQAVTFAFLHSSRELYPYPRIYLRGLDAKANYRISALDGKLAKDTPDSASGAYWMNHGVDVELRGDFQAAAFTLEQAGAAKAGN
- a CDS encoding glycoside hydrolase family 127 protein yields the protein MNPGLSRRKFIASAAVSMVPSAVAMAQPKGKGLMAMLAGETSAAAPKETLKADWKDAGVIDLSNSPYAKLKTVPIRAVRIKDGFWAQRRKTNITSSIPSMHDELLAHGRMDNFLRLQGKSTEPQKGPVYSDSDIYKWTEAVGFQLQNNDQSELRRTTDTMIREVVAVQEPSGYLNTYFNGDRKPLRMQYDTQTTGHELYCIGHMLQGAIAYYRATGDPTLLDAGIRFVNDFLIPNYGPGANQKEIVSGHPEIEMSLIELSRTTGDRRYVDLAGYILHGDPRIPLRPQQIVYMYCGIPFTSRTKLEGHAVRCMYACCGATDYYLETGDQAYWKTLNMLWDDLNAHQLYVTGGVGARAAGEAFGDAYELPNAQAYGESCAAIGNMMWNWRMLSATGDAKFTDVMERALYNGINSGMSLDGTTYCYRNPLAFDPSGESRDRHLVDGKIRNAWYDTTCCPPNLERTFASLSGYFYSTSQDGVYVHLYDNSEMNWHLNDGTPVKVAQETNYPWSGDVKITVSPAKPGEFVMYVRVPGWSKKNSVKVNGKEFAGAKPGEYLAIRRQWAENDTIDLSFDMTTHLLKANPAVTEDRGRVAFQRGPIVFCMEHLDQADHNAGMNLAGYIVRLDGETTTHFEPELLNGVMMLSHPAMLSDISSDTGLYFSAATPKPKETATTIRLIPYYAWANRDPASMQVWIPYRDA